Proteins encoded in a region of the Spiroplasma endosymbiont of Amphimallon solstitiale genome:
- a CDS encoding SDR family NAD(P)-dependent oxidoreductase produces METAKLLASAGHKLILAARREEKLKALVTSIKNKNGEANYLVTDVIKHHEVEKLFNFVEK; encoded by the coding sequence ATGGAAACAGCTAAGTTATTAGCAAGCGCCGGTCATAAATTAATTTTAGCTGCAAGAAGAGAAGAAAAACTTAAAGCATTAGTTACTAGTATTAAAAATAAAAATGGTGAAGCAAATTATTTAGTAACTGATGTCATCAAACATCATGAGGTAGAAAAACTCTTTAATTTTGTAGAAAAGTAA
- the pgsA gene encoding CDP-diacylglycerol--glycerol-3-phosphate 3-phosphatidyltransferase — MNVPNIISLIRLILVPIIVSLMIIGPIDNDNFYHLWITSINVNSYSLPISWLIAAILFIIAAISDFIDGWWARKFNQVTTFGKFFDSIADKLLTNGVLIVMACATIIPVWMVVILVLRDFIIDVVRQILATKGTVMAADKYGRIKAAVQMLGITILFFINWRFLNGSVNGHSNNDQYGLINQLVMIPMYVATVLSIFSAYNYISLNSKKMFNI, encoded by the coding sequence ATGAATGTTCCCAATATTATTTCTTTAATAAGATTAATATTAGTCCCAATTATTGTTAGTTTAATGATTATCGGTCCAATAGATAATGATAATTTTTATCATCTTTGAATAACAAGTATTAATGTTAATAGTTATAGTTTACCAATTAGTTGGTTAATAGCAGCAATTTTATTTATTATTGCTGCCATTAGTGATTTTATTGATGGATGATGAGCAAGAAAATTTAATCAGGTAACAACTTTTGGTAAATTTTTTGATTCAATTGCAGATAAACTTTTAACTAATGGTGTTTTAATTGTAATGGCATGTGCTACTATAATTCCGGTTTGAATGGTAGTTATTTTGGTATTACGTGATTTTATTATTGATGTAGTTCGTCAAATTTTGGCTACTAAAGGTACAGTAATGGCTGCTGATAAATATGGTAGAATAAAGGCAGCAGTACAAATGTTAGGAATTACAATTTTATTTTTTATTAATTGACGATTTTTAAATGGTAGTGTTAATGGTCATAGTAATAATGATCAATATGGTTTAATTAATCAATTAGTAATGATACCAATGTACGTTGCTACAGTATTAAGTATTTTTAGTGCTTATAATTATATTAGTTTAAATAGTAAAAAAATGTTTAATATCTAA
- a CDS encoding SDR family NAD(P)-dependent oxidoreductase: MINKVIVLNQWAVVTGASKGLGYYYCQALLAQGYHVLGVSRDSKKILELADKYPHLQVKNYDLDLSDLKNIYKLFELSKELNVTVVINNAGYGVWGTFADSMLEQELNMINLNISCLHILTKLFVQRFSKNNYGRVINIGSMAAFSPGPVFASYYASKSYVWSLGVAVNYELKRAKSKVRVITICPGPLKTEFWNRSSNGKGNKEHYSSLLPVLDTETYAKKSLQTALKTKRKSFIITGISNKITRTIIRILPLKIVLKLVYNYQKNR, encoded by the coding sequence ATGATAAATAAAGTAATTGTTTTGAATCAGTGAGCAGTAGTTACAGGAGCGTCTAAAGGATTGGGATATTATTACTGTCAAGCATTATTAGCACAAGGTTATCACGTATTAGGGGTATCACGTGATAGTAAAAAAATATTAGAATTAGCAGATAAGTATCCACACTTACAAGTTAAAAATTATGATTTAGATTTATCTGATTTAAAAAATATTTATAAATTATTTGAGTTATCAAAAGAATTAAATGTAACAGTAGTTATTAATAATGCTGGTTATGGTGTTTGAGGAACATTTGCAGATAGCATGTTAGAACAAGAATTAAATATGATTAATTTAAATATTTCTTGTTTACATATTTTAACAAAGTTATTTGTTCAACGTTTTAGTAAAAATAATTATGGTCGTGTTATTAATATTGGAAGTATGGCAGCTTTTAGTCCAGGTCCTGTTTTTGCTAGTTATTATGCTTCTAAATCATATGTTTGAAGTTTAGGTGTTGCAGTTAATTATGAATTAAAAAGAGCAAAAAGTAAAGTAAGAGTAATTACAATTTGTCCAGGTCCATTAAAAACTGAATTTTGAAATCGTAGTAGTAATGGTAAAGGAAATAAAGAACATTATAGTTCATTATTACCAGTTTTAGATACTGAAACTTATGCTAAAAAGTCTTTACAAACAGCCTTAAAAACAAAAAGAAAAAGTTTTATTATTACAGGAATTTCTAATAAAATTACAAGAACTATTATTAGAATATTACCTTTAAAAATAGTACTTAAGTTAGTGTATAATTATCAAAAAAATCGATAG
- the ffh gene encoding signal recognition particle protein, with the protein MSFADIMSKKVQKTLEKNLSKKTLTMENMEATIKEFRLILLEADVNFRVVKTLTNEIINKAKGEFIKEGLDQKEMLIKIIHDELTKIMGTKNVELDLSTNPTVIMIVGLQGSGKTTTISKLAKLLTDKYQKKCLLVAGDIYRPAAVEQLKVLGKQLNIEVFSQKNETPTNIVKNAQIYANKNKFDVILIDTAGRLHIDEKLMQELAEIRKITSPKEVLLVCDGMAGQDIINVAIEFNNTIPITGSIITKLDGTAKGGSALSISYLTKIPVKFLGMGEKVTDLEVFYPERMAERILGMGDLTTLMEKAESIVSTRDVEETMNRMMLGQFDLNDLVNQMKQIQKMGKLGSLVKMIPGMSAKISDAKISDAETDLKIAEYIIASTTAQEREKPQILRYPTRKARVLKGSGRSEKELNKVLNQFEKTKKVMDQIAAQIKKGEMPNIPGLDKLIKS; encoded by the coding sequence ATGAGTTTTGCTGACATTATGTCAAAAAAAGTACAAAAAACATTAGAAAAAAATTTAAGTAAAAAAACTTTAACCATGGAAAATATGGAAGCAACAATTAAAGAATTCAGATTAATTTTGTTAGAGGCTGACGTTAATTTTAGAGTGGTTAAAACTTTAACTAATGAAATTATTAATAAAGCAAAAGGTGAATTTATTAAAGAAGGCTTAGATCAAAAAGAAATGTTAATTAAAATTATTCATGATGAATTAACAAAGATTATGGGTACTAAGAATGTTGAATTAGATTTATCTACTAATCCTACTGTTATTATGATAGTTGGTTTACAAGGTTCTGGTAAAACAACAACAATATCTAAACTAGCAAAGTTGTTAACAGATAAATATCAAAAAAAATGTTTACTAGTTGCAGGAGATATTTATCGTCCAGCTGCTGTTGAACAATTAAAAGTTTTAGGAAAACAATTGAATATTGAAGTTTTTTCCCAAAAAAATGAAACTCCTACTAATATTGTTAAAAATGCTCAAATATATGCTAATAAAAATAAGTTTGATGTAATATTAATTGATACAGCTGGAAGATTACACATTGATGAAAAATTAATGCAAGAACTAGCAGAAATAAGAAAAATTACTTCACCAAAAGAAGTTTTACTTGTTTGTGATGGTATGGCAGGACAAGATATAATTAATGTTGCTATTGAGTTTAATAATACTATTCCTATTACTGGAAGCATAATCACTAAATTAGATGGTACTGCTAAGGGTGGTTCAGCTCTTTCAATTTCTTATTTAACAAAGATTCCTGTTAAGTTCTTAGGAATGGGTGAAAAGGTAACTGATTTAGAGGTTTTTTATCCAGAAAGAATGGCAGAACGTATTTTAGGAATGGGTGATCTTACTACATTAATGGAGAAGGCCGAAAGTATAGTTTCAACTCGTGATGTTGAAGAAACTATGAATAGAATGATGTTAGGTCAATTTGATTTGAATGACCTTGTTAATCAAATGAAGCAAATTCAAAAAATGGGTAAATTGGGCTCACTTGTAAAAATGATTCCTGGTATGTCTGCTAAAATTAGTGATGCTAAAATTAGTGATGCTGAAACTGATTTAAAAATAGCAGAATATATTATTGCTTCAACAACTGCTCAAGAACGTGAAAAGCCACAAATTTTACGTTATCCAACTAGAAAAGCAAGAGTATTAAAAGGCTCAGGTCGTTCAGAAAAAGAATTAAATAAAGTGCTAAACCAATTTGAAAAAACTAAAAAAGTTATGGATCAAATTGCTGCTCAGATTAAAAAAGGAGAAATGCCAAATATTCCAGGATTAGATAAGTTAATAAAAAGTTAG
- a CDS encoding IS256 family transposase — protein MAKKQNINNNDPISKAVDLLLENTEDLTTVFKEGGLYKELTKRLVEKMLNSEMQNYLGYEKNQHSNTENARNGTSSKKLITQQGKIEIDVPRDRNSDFTPVIVAKRQRRFDGFDQQVLSLYAKGMTLSDIRMQLQELYHGADISESVISQITDDVIDDVKAWQNRPLESIYPIVYFDCIVVKVRQDKRIINKSVYIALGVDLEGKKDVLGLWISENEGAKFWLANFTEMKNRGLNDILIACSDNLTGMSEAIQAVYPKTEHQLCIVHQIRNSLKYVSYKHRKTLVTDLKPIYSACSEEQAMQALESFESKWNKQYPQIAKSWYKNWENLMIFISYPAEIKRVIYTTNAIESVNSQLRKVIRNKKAFPNDMSVFKIFYLAIENITKKWTLPIQNWNTAIAHFMIKFEDRINLN, from the coding sequence ATGGCTAAAAAACAAAATATTAATAATAATGATCCAATATCAAAAGCAGTAGATTTATTATTAGAAAATACTGAAGATTTAACAACAGTTTTTAAAGAAGGGGGTTTATATAAAGAATTAACAAAACGTTTAGTTGAAAAAATGTTGAATTCTGAAATGCAAAATTATTTAGGATATGAAAAAAATCAACATAGTAATACTGAAAATGCTCGTAATGGTACAAGTTCAAAAAAATTAATAACTCAACAAGGTAAAATTGAGATTGATGTACCAAGAGATCGCAATAGTGATTTTACTCCTGTAATAGTTGCAAAAAGACAGCGAAGATTTGATGGTTTTGATCAACAAGTGCTTTCACTATATGCAAAAGGTATGACTCTATCTGACATTAGAATGCAGTTACAAGAGTTATATCATGGTGCTGATATTAGTGAAAGTGTTATTAGTCAAATTACTGATGATGTTATTGATGATGTCAAAGCATGACAAAATCGACCATTAGAAAGCATTTATCCGATTGTTTATTTTGATTGTATAGTAGTTAAAGTTAGACAAGATAAACGGATTATTAATAAATCAGTTTATATAGCATTAGGAGTTGATTTAGAAGGTAAAAAAGATGTTTTAGGCTTATGAATTAGTGAAAATGAAGGTGCTAAATTTTGATTAGCTAATTTCACAGAAATGAAAAATCGAGGCTTAAATGATATTTTGATTGCTTGTAGTGATAATTTAACAGGCATGTCAGAAGCAATACAAGCAGTTTATCCTAAAACAGAACATCAATTATGCATTGTTCATCAAATTCGAAATAGTTTAAAATATGTTTCATACAAACATCGAAAAACTCTAGTTACAGATTTAAAACCAATTTATAGTGCATGTAGTGAAGAACAAGCAATGCAAGCTTTAGAATCATTTGAAAGTAAATGAAATAAACAATATCCCCAAATTGCTAAATCTTGATATAAAAATTGAGAAAATTTGATGATTTTTATTAGTTATCCTGCAGAAATCAAAAGAGTAATTTATACAACAAATGCTATTGAATCTGTTAATAGTCAATTACGAAAAGTTATTAGAAACAAAAAAGCTTTTCCTAATGATATGTCAGTTTTTAAAATATTTTATTTAGCAATTGAAAATATAACAAAAAAATGAACATTGCCTATTCAAAATTGAAATACAGCAATTGCTCATTTTATGATAAAATTTGAAGATAGAATTAATCTGAACTAG
- a CDS encoding VirD4-like conjugal transfer protein, CD1115 family, with translation MKFIRQKKWVLPAVIIIVIPFLVLINTLLVYALVFVRNMFSHSGDNQQPFTLKFLIQDVINYWLIFLILFLIEFSVLLSYFMIHKYKIYRETHNKSRFLRDSKNKVYGSAAWLTPTEIANTFPLSKTVENDYGIVVQTTKTKIGGVQFNIKSDAHNIVIGGTGSGKTQKLVIPTIYLNAQSKIKPSMVITDPKGELFQNHSKILKDNGYDVYVINLRDTSVSNSWNPFVKVYDFYVESMRLKKENNPLNESITYESMALSWINDIVEALFPESDPKQKFWNQSAMQVVKSIMLFMLEQLEDQPDVPLKYFSMSNAAIVATNRQRYVEILKKMPTHSLARQIGLGALEGAEETAGSISQMVANGLRLFTDPVTRNISCSNDINLDEIVKKPSAVFLVVPDESNERNAFVSMFIAQLYKNTIRYASTLPDIKLPRPLYFLFDEFGNIPTIASMAQMITVARSRNIFFMMIMQDLQQLTQKYGKETAETIFNNCILHTFLQTMDLQTANKYSDMFGEKTIINYSHSGNKDKKADNINSSLQGKKLITGSELMKLNFDTAVIFLAKHNPAKTRLIPFYEWGSKPAGQATVTNASRLIDFNKDYYLSYIGLFYYIEKRKNPQAAAEREKSEK, from the coding sequence ATGAAATTTATTCGTCAAAAAAAATGAGTACTACCAGCAGTAATTATAATTGTTATACCCTTTTTAGTATTAATAAATACTTTATTAGTTTATGCTTTAGTCTTTGTTCGTAACATGTTTTCTCATAGTGGAGATAATCAACAACCATTTACACTTAAATTTTTAATACAGGATGTTATTAATTATTGATTAATATTTTTAATTCTATTTCTTATTGAATTTTCAGTTTTATTATCTTACTTTATGATTCATAAATATAAAATTTATCGTGAAACTCATAATAAAAGTCGCTTTTTACGTGATTCAAAAAATAAAGTGTATGGATCTGCTGCTTGATTAACACCCACTGAAATTGCTAATACCTTTCCTTTATCAAAAACTGTTGAAAATGATTACGGTATTGTTGTTCAAACAACAAAGACTAAAATTGGTGGTGTCCAATTTAATATTAAGTCTGATGCTCATAATATTGTAATTGGGGGAACAGGAAGTGGTAAAACTCAAAAATTAGTTATTCCAACTATATATTTAAATGCCCAATCGAAAATTAAACCATCAATGGTTATTACTGACCCAAAAGGAGAATTGTTTCAAAATCATTCTAAAATATTAAAAGATAATGGTTATGATGTTTATGTTATTAATTTACGTGATACATCAGTATCTAATTCATGAAATCCTTTTGTTAAAGTATATGATTTTTATGTAGAATCAATGCGTTTAAAAAAAGAAAATAATCCTTTAAATGAATCAATTACTTATGAATCAATGGCATTATCATGAATTAATGATATTGTTGAAGCTTTATTTCCTGAATCAGATCCAAAACAAAAATTTTGAAATCAATCAGCGATGCAAGTTGTTAAATCAATTATGTTATTTATGCTAGAACAACTTGAAGATCAACCTGATGTTCCTTTAAAATACTTTAGTATGTCAAATGCTGCTATTGTTGCTACTAATCGTCAACGATATGTTGAAATTCTAAAAAAAATGCCAACTCATAGTTTAGCTCGTCAAATTGGTTTAGGTGCATTAGAAGGTGCTGAAGAAACTGCGGGATCAATTAGTCAAATGGTTGCTAATGGATTACGTTTATTTACTGATCCAGTGACACGAAATATTAGTTGTAGTAATGATATAAATTTAGATGAAATTGTAAAAAAACCAAGTGCTGTTTTCTTAGTTGTTCCTGATGAAAGTAATGAACGTAATGCTTTTGTATCAATGTTTATTGCACAGTTATATAAAAATACAATTCGTTATGCAAGTACTTTGCCTGATATTAAATTACCACGTCCTTTATACTTTTTATTTGATGAGTTTGGTAATATACCAACGATTGCTAGTATGGCACAAATGATTACTGTTGCACGAAGTCGTAATATTTTTTTCATGATGATTATGCAAGATTTACAACAATTAACACAAAAATATGGTAAAGAAACAGCAGAAACTATTTTTAATAACTGTATTTTGCATACTTTTTTGCAAACTATGGATTTACAAACTGCTAATAAATATTCAGATATGTTCGGTGAAAAAACAATTATTAATTATAGCCATTCTGGTAATAAAGATAAAAAAGCTGATAATATTAATTCATCATTACAAGGTAAAAAATTAATTACAGGTAGTGAGTTAATGAAATTAAATTTTGATACTGCTGTTATTTTTTTAGCAAAACATAATCCAGCAAAAACACGTTTAATTCCGTTTTATGAATGAGGAAGTAAACCGGCAGGACAAGCAACTGTTACAAATGCTTCACGTTTAATTGATTTTAATAAAGATTATTATTTAAGTTATATTGGTTTATTCTATTATATTGAGAAAAGAAAAAATCCACAAGCTGCTGCCGAAAGAGAAAAATCAGAAAAATAA
- a CDS encoding Mbov_0396 family ICE element transmembrane protein, with translation MDWLTDIILGALLFIPWLIFIQGPLYLIDILLRSPNHGHGGIFDYLTTDAITNLVFGDFTKDPLNSKNLPVFFSALAIVSIGVILIMFIMQLIIIQFTETHTIREKLGKAIKNTFLAFLVIVFIPFFMSTINYLITGLLAVLQITALGKNASLADLLWGIGAPDANAAQHDPGVYSMPSISQLKHWNFILEIIAVWFTLYVLFVASMTLVERIIDLLLLFSISPIVASMMPVDQGKRLGVWKEMVIGKFIIGPGTMLPIYIFLQILPKAILDITNNTNFSWLEKQVLYTLFCTAGAISCLRTQKIINHLVTQNLGVQSAIDSNGAAIAGNIMGKARTFASLAAGGAGALKLGKQIAFGGAKDGRNPDGSEKKANGLLKNGITGYLGKGTKGVAKGIGKFQNSNDQGTKWQDTKNNLKSPFVGLKNMANAAFKEPVVNLNNIRKNARRGDSDE, from the coding sequence ATGGATTGACTAACAGATATTATACTAGGAGCTTTATTATTTATACCTTGACTTATTTTCATTCAAGGACCATTATATTTAATTGACATTTTATTGAGATCACCTAATCATGGTCATGGCGGCATATTTGATTATTTAACAACTGATGCGATAACTAATTTAGTTTTTGGAGATTTTACTAAAGACCCACTTAATAGTAAAAATTTACCAGTATTTTTTTCAGCATTAGCAATTGTTTCAATTGGCGTAATACTTATTATGTTTATTATGCAATTAATTATTATTCAATTTACTGAAACACATACAATTAGAGAAAAATTAGGTAAAGCTATAAAAAATACATTTTTAGCTTTTTTAGTAATTGTTTTCATTCCATTTTTTATGAGTACTATAAATTATTTAATAACAGGATTATTGGCAGTTTTACAAATTACAGCTTTAGGAAAAAATGCTAGTTTAGCTGATTTATTATGAGGTATTGGTGCTCCGGATGCTAATGCTGCTCAGCATGATCCTGGTGTTTATTCAATGCCATCTATTTCTCAATTAAAACATTGAAACTTTATTCTTGAAATTATTGCGGTGTGATTTACTTTATATGTATTATTTGTTGCATCAATGACATTGGTTGAAAGAATTATTGATTTATTACTTTTATTTTCAATATCACCAATTGTTGCTTCTATGATGCCTGTTGATCAAGGAAAAAGATTGGGTGTTTGAAAAGAAATGGTAATAGGTAAATTTATTATTGGTCCAGGAACGATGTTACCTATTTATATCTTCCTTCAAATATTACCAAAGGCAATATTAGATATTACTAATAATACTAATTTTAGTTGACTTGAAAAACAAGTTTTATATACGTTATTTTGTACAGCCGGTGCTATTAGTTGTTTAAGAACTCAAAAAATTATTAATCACTTAGTAACACAAAACTTAGGTGTACAAAGTGCTATTGATTCTAATGGAGCAGCTATTGCTGGAAATATTATGGGTAAAGCTCGGACTTTTGCTAGCCTTGCAGCAGGTGGTGCTGGTGCATTAAAACTTGGGAAACAAATTGCATTTGGTGGTGCTAAAGATGGAAGAAATCCTGATGGTAGCGAAAAGAAAGCAAATGGACTATTAAAAAATGGTATCACGGGTTATTTAGGTAAAGGTACTAAAGGAGTTGCTAAAGGAATTGGTAAATTTCAAAATTCTAATGATCAAGGTACTAAATGACAAGATACAAAAAATAATTTAAAAAGTCCTTTTGTTGGATTAAAAAATATGGCTAATGCTGCTTTTAAAGAACCTGTTGTAAATTTAAATAATATTAGAAAGAATGCAAGAAGAGGAGATTCTGATGAATAA
- a CDS encoding Mbov_0397 family ICE element conjugal transfer ATPase — MKFLIPKTIKFVKLQIWRSVGLIDLLIILMVVGFASIIILLLQIDIIFKILAVILVSCATIPLTFYWQPRKKGWEIILLWFKFHSKNRYYKSEKNSQILVPFKKIISKNVMQLNVKNTNYTRALLLEGFNITLLSNEEASNKIKDLAAAFKIINISMSLIKINMPLDITAQTNFYKEQLEKIDLENISEKAKLARKFQMISAINANNEIQNQNEMTQPFFYLFFYSSNQEKLKEEVNAFKNYISRSGVKASDINCFEMMVVYSKLINSNENASLEEMFTTKKEETVKSKDLTNDLAIKELLVHKNNLEFANCFQTVYNIYDYPFEVSAVWLANLVNIPNTSLIFTFNSISEESAKKQLNKAMQNLATLNFMTKSLSERRDYDYHYQSLNELLDQIAGGGEKIFNTNMYLLINGADRKQLKQNISTAEYEIKNNNMKFDKLYYRQLEAFLSVMPDSADWFKETGHEMPCLTIGASFPFLNQELNDKQGLFLGFNESGNKVFFDQRTKSSTRKNHNQLIIGTSGSGKSYTSKKEVNYQIMLGHKVIVIDPEREYRDLCNYHDGSWIDVGDGSSGNINPFQITLALSDDNTNDNNTRDILAPHMQFLEQFLNVATGGLTRNESSLLMIYVNLMYEKFGITSRTKIHLLKPNQFPIFQDLYDIIESDMVKEEEIRSKNELKNLLIILSRFATGGTDANLWNAHTNINSSSLLQVYDLYTLTQSGNKRLVNAQMFLILKYIENEVRKNKNDNEINNKQQWISITIDEAHLLIDKEFPVALLFMYQIVKRIRKYTGMINIITQNINDFLGSEEIKKYTTAIINSSQYLKVLNLQPHDLAALNELYSSYGGISANETDFIARAKVGECLFAISSLYRMCLNINVSDAETQAIKNIKNKEIEN, encoded by the coding sequence ATGAAATTTTTAATTCCTAAAACTATTAAATTTGTAAAATTACAAATTTGGAGAAGTGTTGGTTTAATTGATTTATTAATTATTTTAATGGTAGTTGGATTTGCTTCAATTATTATTTTATTGTTGCAAATTGATATTATTTTTAAAATATTAGCTGTTATTTTAGTTAGTTGTGCTACTATTCCGCTTACTTTTTATTGACAGCCAAGAAAAAAAGGATGAGAAATTATTTTATTATGATTTAAATTTCATAGTAAAAATCGTTATTATAAATCTGAAAAAAATTCACAAATATTAGTACCATTTAAAAAAATTATTAGTAAGAATGTGATGCAATTAAATGTGAAAAATACAAATTATACTAGAGCTTTATTATTGGAGGGTTTTAATATTACATTATTATCTAATGAAGAAGCCTCAAATAAAATTAAAGATTTAGCTGCAGCTTTTAAAATTATTAATATTTCTATGTCTTTAATAAAGATTAATATGCCTTTAGATATAACTGCACAAACTAATTTTTATAAAGAACAACTCGAAAAAATTGATTTAGAAAATATTAGTGAAAAAGCAAAATTAGCAAGAAAATTTCAAATGATATCAGCAATTAATGCTAATAATGAAATTCAAAATCAAAATGAAATGACGCAACCATTTTTTTACTTATTTTTTTATTCATCAAATCAAGAAAAATTAAAAGAAGAAGTAAATGCTTTTAAAAATTATATTAGTCGTAGTGGTGTTAAAGCTAGTGATATTAATTGTTTTGAAATGATGGTTGTTTATAGTAAATTAATAAATTCTAATGAAAATGCTTCCTTAGAAGAAATGTTTACTACAAAAAAAGAAGAAACTGTTAAAAGTAAAGATTTAACTAATGATTTGGCAATTAAAGAATTATTAGTTCATAAGAATAATTTAGAATTTGCTAATTGTTTTCAAACTGTTTATAACATATATGATTATCCATTTGAAGTTTCAGCAGTCTGATTAGCAAATTTAGTAAATATTCCTAATACTAGTTTAATCTTTACTTTTAATAGTATCAGTGAAGAAAGTGCTAAAAAACAATTGAATAAAGCTATGCAAAATTTAGCAACTTTAAATTTTATGACAAAATCATTATCAGAACGAAGAGATTATGATTATCATTATCAATCATTAAATGAATTATTAGATCAAATTGCTGGTGGTGGTGAAAAAATATTTAATACTAATATGTATTTGTTAATTAATGGTGCTGATCGTAAGCAACTTAAACAAAATATTAGTACTGCCGAATACGAAATAAAAAACAATAATATGAAGTTTGATAAATTATATTATCGTCAATTAGAAGCTTTTTTATCAGTAATGCCAGATAGTGCTGATTGATTTAAAGAAACAGGTCACGAAATGCCATGTTTAACAATAGGTGCTAGTTTTCCTTTTTTAAATCAAGAATTAAATGATAAACAAGGACTATTTCTTGGATTTAATGAAAGTGGTAATAAAGTATTTTTTGATCAAAGAACTAAAAGTAGTACTCGTAAAAATCATAATCAACTAATTATTGGTACTAGTGGTTCAGGAAAATCTTATACTTCTAAAAAAGAAGTAAATTATCAAATTATGCTTGGTCATAAAGTAATTGTTATTGATCCTGAACGTGAATATCGCGATTTATGTAATTATCATGATGGAAGTTGAATTGATGTTGGTGACGGTTCTTCTGGCAATATTAATCCATTTCAAATTACATTGGCACTGAGTGATGATAATACTAATGATAATAATACTCGTGATATTTTAGCACCACATATGCAATTCTTAGAACAATTTTTAAACGTTGCTACTGGTGGATTAACGAGAAATGAATCAAGTTTATTAATGATTTATGTAAATTTAATGTATGAAAAATTTGGTATTACTTCTCGAACAAAAATTCATCTATTAAAACCAAATCAATTTCCAATTTTTCAAGATTTATATGATATTATTGAATCTGATATGGTTAAAGAAGAAGAGATTAGAAGTAAAAATGAATTAAAAAATTTACTAATTATATTATCAAGATTTGCAACTGGTGGTACTGATGCTAATTTATGAAATGCTCATACTAATATTAATAGCAGTAGTTTATTACAAGTTTATGATTTATATACTTTAACGCAATCAGGGAATAAACGTTTAGTTAACGCTCAAATGTTTTTAATTTTGAAATATATTGAAAATGAAGTACGAAAAAATAAAAATGATAATGAAATTAATAATAAACAACAATGAATTTCAATTACTATTGATGAAGCACATTTACTTATTGATAAAGAATTTCCAGTAGCATTATTATTTATGTATCAAATTGTTAAGAGAATTCGTAAGTATACAGGTATGATAAATATTATTACACAAAATATTAACGATTTTCTTGGTTCTGAAGAAATTAAAAAATATACTACTGCTATTATTAACTCAAGTCAATATTTAAAAGTATTAAACTTACAACCTCATGATTTAGCAGCATTAAATGAATTGTATTCTTCATATGGTGGCATTTCTGCTAATGAAACTGATTTTATTGCTCGTGCTAAAGTTGGTGAATGTCTTTTTGCTATTTCTAGTTTATATCGTATGTGTTTAAATATTAATGTTAGTGATGCTGAAACACAAGCAATTAAAAATATAAAAAATAAAGAAATTGAAAATTAG
- a CDS encoding SDR family oxidoreductase translates to MILTSLKQKNIKDWDETIDVNIKGTLYGIAASLPLMYQQNSGHIINISSIAGHFAHAGEAVYSATKWAVRAISESLREEVAKDKTNIRITVISLGAINTELLNRVTDKEFSSEFKEYYKLIAYLPNE, encoded by the coding sequence ATGATACTAACATCTTTAAAACAAAAAAACATTAAAGACTGAGATGAAACAATTGATGTCAATATTAAAGGAACACTTTATGGTATAGCTGCATCATTACCATTAATGTATCAACAAAATTCAGGTCATATCATTAATATTTCATCAATTGCTGGTCATTTTGCTCATGCTGGTGAAGCAGTTTACTCAGCAACAAAATGAGCAGTTAGAGCAATTAGTGAATCATTAAGAGAAGAAGTAGCAAAGGATAAAACTAATATTAGAATTACAGTAATTTCACTTGGAGCAATCAATACTGAATTATTGAATAGAGTAACTGATAAAGAATTTAGTTCTGAATTTAAAGAATATTATAAACTTATAGCATATCTGCCAAACGAATAG